TTAAAGATGTCCAGCCAGTATTAAGCGATTTAATTCAAAATTGCCTCTCTAAAGACAAAATTTAAGTAATGAAAAGCATAGCTAAGGTAGCTCTACCGATCTTCTTAGATAAGGAGTTTGACTATTCCTTTTCGTCTAAGCTTGACCTTAAAAGAGGTGTGCGGGTTTTAGTTGATTTTAGGGGAAGAAAGCGTATAGGCTTAGTTGTCGGGTTAGCTGATGAATCGAGGGTGAAAAAGTTAAAAGACGTAGTTGACCTTTTTGATCGACGCCCCTTATTGAGAGAAGACCACTTTACTTTTGCTGAAAAATTAAGTCAATTTTATCCTTATCCTTTTGAGGAATTTTTGTTCATGATGATCCCGGCTTATTTAAAAAAACCACAAAGAACTGATTTAGATTATTTTCAATCAGCAGCGACAAAAGATGACTCGGTTTCAAAAGTATTTATTAAGTCGGCGAAAATCACAGATCGTTATCAACGTTGGCGAGGTTTGGTGCGGAAGGCATTGGGGCAAGGTTCAGTTATGATTTGTTTTCCGCAAATGACCTATCTTCTCGAAGCAGAGAAATTAATTGCCAAGGATTTTCCTGGTCAGATTAAAGTTTTACATAGCAAAAAAAGTGAAAAAGACTTTTTTAATACTTGGCAAAAAAGTCGGCGTAAAAGTTTGATTTTAGGAACTCGGATGGCTCTCTTTTATTATCCGATTGATTTAAAACTTATTGTTATTGAGGAAGAGGATAGTCGACATTATTTTCAGGAAGAGAAACCTTTTTATGACCTTCGCGAGGCGGCAGATTTACTTTCAGAGAGTTTAGGGGTTAATTTAGTTTTAGCTGGAAGTTACCCGTCTCTGGCAACTTATAAGTCTATTGTTGATGGGAAAACGAAATTGGGTGAGCTAGAAGAGAACCCTAAAGATATATCTGTGGTAGATTTGGGTGGTTTTTCTAGAAAGAAAGTGGTTGGTCCGGTTTTGATTGAATTACTTTCTAAGGTAACTAAAGCCAATAAAAGGTCGGTTGTGCTTTGGAATAAGAAGGGTTTTGGCCAAATTGTAGCTTGCTCAACTTGTGGATACATATATAAATGTATTCATTGTTCAGGTTTTTTACAGTTTTCTTTATCTACTCAAGAGGGAAGGTGTCCTTATTGTCATCGTCAAGTAAGTTTACCTAGTCTATGTAGTCATTGCCAGAAAGGATATTTGAAATCTTCAGGTCTAGGGATTGAAGGTATAGCTTCCTTGCTTAAGCGTGTATTTCCCGAGGTAAAGATAGATAATTGGCAAAAGCACTATCGCGACTCTAAGATTACCCTTTCTACCTCTGAAATTTTAAGTTCTCTCTATAGCTCGGAGGTTTTTGACTCAGGGTTTATGCTGGATACGGATTCTTTGTTGAGTCGGCCGGACTATCGGGCAACTTTTGATACTTTCCTTTATATTAAGAAGCTCAGTAACTTTTTCTGTAAGTCGATGCATGTCTTTACGCGTAATCGACAATACTATTTATTTGATTATCTTAATTATGACTGGAGGCAGTTTTACGATAAAGAGCTAAACTTGCGTAAGAAAATGGGGCTGCCGCCTTTTAAGCTTTTAGCAAAAATTACCCTGCGGGATAAAAATGAGAACTTACTTTTAAAACAGGCTGAAGGCTTGTATAATAGATTTCAGAAAAGCTTTCAGGAAGTCTATGGTCCTTCTAAGGCTCAGCCTTTCAAATTACGTGATAAATTTCGCTATCAGATTATAGTGCGTACAGAGAGGAATCTGAGGAACCGTTGCTTAGTTAAGGAGATAATAGCTCTGCTACCTAGAACTAAGGTGCAGTTGGCGGCTGAACTGTATTAGTTTTTAGTAACAACAGATTTAAACTATGAATTTAATCTATTTTGGGAGTTCGGAATTTTCAAGAGTGGTGTTAGAAGGTCTTTGCCGGATGGGTTTTGCGCCTTCTTTGGTTGTCACTAAGCCGGACAAGCCTAAGGGTAGAGGGTTACAGCTTACGGCTACTGAGGTAAGCGTTTTAGCGGAAAGCAAAAAAATTTCGGTAGTTAAACCGAATTCACTAAAAGAGAAAAGTTTTATTGAAAAGCTCAGAGCCGAATCCGTTGATTTTTTTGTTGTGGTTGATTATGGCAAAATCATTCCTTTAGAAGTACTTTCTTTGCCGAATGAGTTTACTTTAGGATTGCATCCCTCGTTGCTTCCGCGATATCGCGGCCCAGCACCGATTGAGTATGCCTTGCTTAACGGTGACCAAACAACTGGGTTAACTATTTTTAAAGTAAACGAAAAGGTTGATTCCGGAGACATTATTTTGCAGAAGCAAGTCGTAATCGACTCTAATGATGATTACCATTCGCTTAGTCGCAAACTTTCAAACGAAGGTTTTCAATTTATAGTCGAAGGGTTATCTAAAATAAAAGATGGTAGCTATAAGTTAGTTAAACAGGCTGAAGCCAGAGCTTCTTTTACTTTTAAATTTAAAAAGATCGATGGTCAGATTAATTGGCAGAAGCGAGCGGTTGATATAAATAATCTTGTTCGGGCCATCAGCGGCTGGCCTTCGGCTTATACTTACCACAATGGTTTATTGCTTAAAGTCATAAAGTCTGACGTTATTAAGGTAACGGATGAAATTGGTCCGCCGGGTGGGATTGTAAAAATAGAACCGAAAGGAATTTATGTAACTACTGGTGAAGATATTCTAAGAATTTCTCGCATCCAGCCTCAAGGTAAAAAAGTTATGGATGCTTGGTCCTTTGTTTGTGGTCATCACCTTAAGGTGGGAATGAGTTTCTAAGAATGCAAAAGCGCAATCATATATTTTTTTCTGGTATGGTCCAGGGCGTTGGCTTTCGTTTCGGGGCTTTAAGTTTAGCTAAAAAGTACAATATCAAAGGTTGGGTTAAAAACCTTAATGACGGTCGAGTAGAGATAATTGCTGAAGGAAAAAACCGCGATTTAGATTCTTTTGTGAGTGATTTAGGTATTGAGTTTGAAGGAAGAGTCACTAGTTGTGAAATCGTGGTTGAGGAAATCGCTTGTAGTTTTAAAGATTTTAGGATAATATTTTAGAGAGTTTTTGTAAAAAACAAAGTGAGGTTTTTTTATGAGGTATGCAATTTTTGCTGATGTTCATAGCAATATTGAAGCATTCCAGGTAGTCATCGAGGCCTACTATCAAGAGAATGTTGATCGTTATCTTTTTCTCGGTGACATAATAGGTTACGGAGGAGACCCCCGGGAATGTTTAGATGTCCTTAAAGATTTGAAAGCGATAACTGTTGCCGGAAATCATGATTGGGCGGCAGTTGGTAAATTTCCGCTCAATAATTTAAATCTTCATGCACGAACGGCGATTAATTGGACAAAAACCAAACTCACTAAAGCCGATGTAAGTTATTTGAGTGGTTTTCATTTGACCATTGAAGAGAAAGATTTCGTGTGTGTCCATGGAAGTTTGAGGTCGCCCCATGAGTTTAAATACATTCTAGACATAGACGATGCGGTTACGGTTTTCCAGCTTTTTAAAAAGAA
Above is a window of Candidatus Omnitrophota bacterium DNA encoding:
- the fmt gene encoding methionyl-tRNA formyltransferase gives rise to the protein MNLIYFGSSEFSRVVLEGLCRMGFAPSLVVTKPDKPKGRGLQLTATEVSVLAESKKISVVKPNSLKEKSFIEKLRAESVDFFVVVDYGKIIPLEVLSLPNEFTLGLHPSLLPRYRGPAPIEYALLNGDQTTGLTIFKVNEKVDSGDIILQKQVVIDSNDDYHSLSRKLSNEGFQFIVEGLSKIKDGSYKLVKQAEARASFTFKFKKIDGQINWQKRAVDINNLVRAISGWPSAYTYHNGLLLKVIKSDVIKVTDEIGPPGGIVKIEPKGIYVTTGEDILRISRIQPQGKKVMDAWSFVCGHHLKVGMSF
- a CDS encoding acylphosphatase, which gives rise to MQKRNHIFFSGMVQGVGFRFGALSLAKKYNIKGWVKNLNDGRVEIIAEGKNRDLDSFVSDLGIEFEGRVTSCEIVVEEIACSFKDFRIIF
- a CDS encoding metallophosphatase family protein, which produces MRYAIFADVHSNIEAFQVVIEAYYQENVDRYLFLGDIIGYGGDPRECLDVLKDLKAITVAGNHDWAAVGKFPLNNLNLHARTAINWTKTKLTKADVSYLSGFHLTIEEKDFVCVHGSLRSPHEFKYILDIDDAVTVFQLFKKKVCFLGHSHRPGIYCLDKDNVSYIEPGEVTFKPDNRYIVNVGSVGQPRDGDPRASFCVYDDEDQRVEIFRVGYDVAKAASSIVNQNLPSNLANRLYDGR